TCGCCGCAATTACCGAAGTGCCTGTAGCCTCGCTACTGCTGCGCGATGTGAACAGCTACACCCTGGCGGTCGGAATGCAGCAGTATCTCAACCCGCAGAACTATCTGTGGGGCGACTTTGCCGCTGCGGCAGTACTCTCCGCTATCCCGATTACCGTAGTGTTCCTGCTGGCCCAGCGCTGGCTGGTTAACGGCCTGACGGCAGGCGGAGTGAAAGGTTAAGTTTCATCGTTAGATACTCTAAATAATTCGCGTTGTCGAAAGGCGACAAGCCCGAGAATCCCCGGGAGCATAGATAACTATGTGACTGGGGTGAGCGGGCGCAGTCAACGCATCAACAACGTGAAGTATGACGAGTATACCCGCCCCAAATTTCAGAGGAGGGATGACGGTTTCGCGGCAATGCACGACCCCAACCGGGTATTGCCGCTGTCACCCTCAGCTGAAAAAGTAAGGCAAATGCCACTGCTATCCTCAACTGGACCCTACATAAATTATATTTGTGACTGTTGGTCAGCGGCCCTGGAGGCCGCTTTTTTTTATTCGCGTTTCAACAGTGATGCCCTGTCAGTCGGCGCGCAACAATGGACGATCGCTTGCAAACCTCGACTGATATTATCGCAACCTGTAATGATGACTAAGCCTTCTTTAAATGATTATCATTATGTTATTTTACATTACCGTTACGATTATTTTCTTTCGTGTCCCCCATCACAGCAATTCTATTTATCCTCGACCCGAGGGAAATTAATCAGAGTTAAGATCACAGAAAAGACAAAACGTAATTGAAATGTAAAATTTGATAATTGCCTGACCTGCCGCGGAAATACACCATCATTGGCACCGATAAAAAGGACTGGATCATCTAAGGCAGGTTTAAATGAACACCCAATATAATTCCAGCTATATTTTTTCGATTACGTTAGTTGCAACATTAGGAGGACTATTATTTGGCTACGATACTGCAGTCATATCCGGCACGGTTGAATCCTTAAATACTGTTTTTGTTGCCCCGCAAAATCTAAGCGAATCTGCCGCCAACTCATTGTTAGGGTTCTGTGTTGCCAGTGCACTGATTGGCTGCATCATTGGCGGCGCGCTTGGCGGCTATTTTAGCAACCGTTTCGGCCGCCGTGATTCGCTAAAAATCGCCGCGATCCTATTCTTTATCTCAGGTATAGGTTCTGCATGGCCAGAACTCGGTTTTACCGATATTAATCCGGAGAGCACTGTCCCGATCTATTTAACTGGATACGTACCTGAGTTTGTTATTTATCGCATCATTGGCGGTATTGGTGTTGGTTTAGCATCAATGCTCTCGCCAATGTATATTGCAGAACTGGCTCCGGCACACATTCGAGGGAAACTGGTTTCCTTTAACCAGTTTGCGATTATTTTTGGACAGCTTTTGGTGTACTGCGTAAACTATTTCATTGCCAAATCCGGAGACGCTAACTGGCTGAATACTGATGGCTGGCGATATATGTTTGCCTCAGAGTGCATTCCCGCACTGCTATTTTTAATACTGCTATATACCGTACCGGAAAGCCCGCGTTGGCTGATGGCTCGAGGTAAACAAGAGCAAGCGGAAGGCATCCTACGCAAAATTATGGGCAGTACGCTCGCCGTTCAGGCGATGCAGGAGATCAATCAGTCATTAGAACATGGTCGGAAAACGGGCGGTCGTCTACTGATGTTTGGCACAGGAGTCATTGTTATCGGCGTTATGCTTTCGATATTCCAACAGTTCGTCGGCATCAATGTCGTTCTCTATTACGCTCCGGAAGTCTTTAAAACACTGGGTGCCAGTACGGACGTGGCGCTGCTGCAAACCATCATCGTTGGCGTTATCAACCTGAGTTTCACCGTGCTGGCCATCATGACGGTCGATAAATTTGGCCGCAAACCGCTGCAGATTATTGGCGCTCTCGGTATGGCGGTTGGCATGTTCAGCCTCGGAACCGCGTTTTATACCCAGGCTTCCGGCCTGGTGGCACTGTTGTCTATGCTGGTTTACGTCGCCGCATTTGCGATGTCCTGGGGACCGGTTTGCTGGGTGCTGCTGGCAGAAATCTTCCCCAATGCGATTCGCGGCAAAGCGCTCGCCATTGCGGTTGCTGCCCAGTGGCTGGCGAACTACTTTGTCTCCTGGACCTTCCCAATGATGGATAAAAATTCGTGGCTGGTTTCCCATTTTCACAACGGCTTCTCCTACTGGATTTACGGCTGTATGGGAATTCTGGCTGCGCTATTCATGTGGAAGTTTGTGCCGGAAACTAAAGGCAAAACGCTGGAAGAACTCGAAGAACTATGGGAGCCCGTAGAGGAGAAAGTGCCGCAATCTTCTGCGCAATAATTAAAGTGCAAGCACGCTGCAGCTGATAGCGGCGTGCTGTCTTTTATTCGCGTTTCAGTCGGTTGGAGTTACACAGCCAGAGCGTAATCACCAGAATCAGGATCGCGGCGGAGTAAATCAGCACCGCCATCGGCGAGTCATGATCGATAATAATCAGGCGCACGATAGCGGTAATGCCGATATAGACAAAATAGCGTAGCGGGAAGTGAAATCCCGATTCGAAGTACTTCACAATCAGCGCAATAAACTCAAAATAGAGGAAGTAAACCACCAGCCCTTCCACCAGCTTGTACTTGCTGACTGGCTCCGGGGTAAACAGCACGTGCGCCAGATGCAGCGTCTCTTTGCCCAGAAAAACAATCAGAATAACCCCCAGGCACAGCAGGCCGAGGTTCAAAACGGTTTGCATTGCGGTTGCGATAAAACTCACCAACGGACGATAAACCGGCGGCATAGATACACCTCATAATCATCATTATTTGTGACCTGTATAACGCAAAAGTGTGATCCAGATCGACATTATTCGTTAACTTTTTGCCACCGGCGGCGTAGATGTAACAATCACTTGCCACACTGACAGGTTAAAAAGGAAACAACCATGTTCAAAATTCGTATTGCAGGGCCAGAAGATGCAGCCTTGCTCAACGAAATGGGTAATGCCAGCTACCGCCACCACTTTGCTCACCTCTGGCATAACGCCGACGAGATGGAACTCTACCTGCGACAAGAGTATTCCATGGCCTCTCTGGAACGCAGCCTGGCCGATACGCAGTGCTGCTGGTTAATTGCTGAAGCCACGCACCCGATTGGCTTTGCTAAATACGCCTGCCGCCAGGATATCAACTCCGATGGCCCGTCCGGCACGCTACTGCATAAGCTCTACCTGCTGCCTGACGCAACGGGGCATCGCTACGGCGAGCAGTTTTTTAACGCCGTTGAGACGCGAGCAAAAGAGGCCGGTGAAAGCTGGCTATGGCTGGAAGTGCTCGACGCCAATACCCGCGCCCG
This Klebsiella sp. RHBSTW-00484 DNA region includes the following protein-coding sequences:
- the xylE gene encoding D-xylose transporter XylE translates to MNTQYNSSYIFSITLVATLGGLLFGYDTAVISGTVESLNTVFVAPQNLSESAANSLLGFCVASALIGCIIGGALGGYFSNRFGRRDSLKIAAILFFISGIGSAWPELGFTDINPESTVPIYLTGYVPEFVIYRIIGGIGVGLASMLSPMYIAELAPAHIRGKLVSFNQFAIIFGQLLVYCVNYFIAKSGDANWLNTDGWRYMFASECIPALLFLILLYTVPESPRWLMARGKQEQAEGILRKIMGSTLAVQAMQEINQSLEHGRKTGGRLLMFGTGVIVIGVMLSIFQQFVGINVVLYYAPEVFKTLGASTDVALLQTIIVGVINLSFTVLAIMTVDKFGRKPLQIIGALGMAVGMFSLGTAFYTQASGLVALLSMLVYVAAFAMSWGPVCWVLLAEIFPNAIRGKALAIAVAAQWLANYFVSWTFPMMDKNSWLVSHFHNGFSYWIYGCMGILAALFMWKFVPETKGKTLEELEELWEPVEEKVPQSSAQ
- a CDS encoding GNAT family N-acetyltransferase encodes the protein MFKIRIAGPEDAALLNEMGNASYRHHFAHLWHNADEMELYLRQEYSMASLERSLADTQCCWLIAEATHPIGFAKYACRQDINSDGPSGTLLHKLYLLPDATGHRYGEQFFNAVETRAKEAGESWLWLEVLDANTRARRFYERQGMRHVKDVEFHSATQQSTLHILAKQI
- the psiE gene encoding phosphate-starvation-inducible protein PsiE; translated protein: MPPVYRPLVSFIATAMQTVLNLGLLCLGVILIVFLGKETLHLAHVLFTPEPVSKYKLVEGLVVYFLYFEFIALIVKYFESGFHFPLRYFVYIGITAIVRLIIIDHDSPMAVLIYSAAILILVITLWLCNSNRLKRE